From the genome of Lotus japonicus ecotype B-129 chromosome 6, LjGifu_v1.2, one region includes:
- the LOC130722015 gene encoding probable inositol transporter 2 isoform X1 gives MEGGVPEADMSAFRECLSLSWKNPYVLRLAFSAGIGGLLFGYDTGVISGALLYIRDDFKAVDRKTWLQEAIVSTAIAGAIIGAAVGGWINDRFGRRVAIIIADTLFLIGSVIMAAAPNPAILLFGRVFVGFGVGMASMASPLYISEASPTRVRGALVSLNSFLITGGQFLSYLINLAFTNAPGTWRWMLGVAAAPAIIQIVLMLSLPESPRWLYRKGREEESKSILKKIYAPEDVDAEIEALKESVESEIEESKTSKISMMTLLKTTTVRRGLYAGMGLQFFQQFVGINTVMYYSPTIVQLAGFASNRTALLLSLITSGLNAFGSILSIYFIDKTGRKKLALISLCGVVLSLALLTVAFRESELHAPTVSAIETSHYNNTCPDFRAAVNPGRWTCMTCLKASPSCGFCAASPNKLLPGACLISDDTTKDMCGNDHRAWYTRGCPSKFGWAALVGLALYIITFSPGMGTVPWVINSEIYPLRYRGVCGGIASTTVWISNLIVSQSFLSLTQTIGTAWTFMMFGILAVVAIFFVIVFVPETKGVPMEEVEKMLEQRSLQFKFWQKRDSGSEKH, from the exons ATGGAAGGAGGTGTACCAGAAGCTGACATGTCTGCTTTCAGAGAATGTTTATCTCTTTCATGGAAAAACCCTTATGTTCTTCGCCTTGCTTTCTCTGCTGGAATCGGTGGCCTCCTCTTTGGCTACGATACCG GAGTTATATCTGGGGCTCTTCTGTATATCAGAGATGACTTCAAAGCAGTAGATAGAAAAACTTGGCTTCAG GAAGCCATAGTGAGTACAGCAATTGCTGGAGCAATCATAGGAGCTGCAGTTGGAGGATGGATCAATGACAGGTTTGGAAGGAGAGTAGCAATAATTATTGCAGATACCCTCTTTTTAATAGGGTCTGTAATCATGGCTGCTGCTCCAAATCCAGCTATTCTCTTATTTGGTAGAGTTTTTGTTGGATTTGGTGTTGGCATGGCTTCAATGGCTTCCCCTTTGTACATTTCTGAGGCTTCCCCAACTAGAGTGAGAGGAGCACTTGTCAGTCTCAACAGTTTTCTTATAACTGGAGGACAGTTCCTTTCCTACCTCATCAACTTGGCCTTCACTAAT GCACCAGGGACATGGAGATGGATGTTAGGGGTAGCAGCAGCACCTGCTATAATACAAATTGTGCTGATGTTGTCACTCCCTGAGTCTCCTCGTTGGCTGTACCGGAAG GGTAGGGAGGaagaatcaaaatcaattctgaagaaGATTTACGCTCCAGAGGATGTTGACGCTGAAATTGAAGCGTTAAAGGAATCAGTTGAATCTGAAATTGAGGAATCAAAAACATCAAAGATAAGCATGATGACACTTTTGAAAACCACAACTGTTAGAAGAGGTCTTTATGCAGGGATGGGACTCCAATTCTTCCAGCAGTTTGTGGGAATCAACACTGTAATGTACTACAGTCCCACCATTGTTCAACTTGCTGGTTTTGCATCTAACAGGACAGCCCTGCTTCTGTCACTAATCACCTCTGGCCTAAATGCTTTTGGTTCCATTTTGAGCATATATTTCATTGACAAGACTGGCAGAAAAAAACTTGCCCTGATCAGTTTATGTGGTGTTGTGCTTTCCCTGGCTCTTCTTACTGTCGCTTTTCGTGAGAGTGAGCTTCATGCTCCAACAGTTAGTGCCATTGAAACCTCTCATTACAATAACACATGCCCTGATTTCAGAGCAGCTGTGAACCCTGGTAGATGGACTTGCATGACTTGCCTAAAGGCTTCACCATCTTGTGGTTTTTGTGCTGCTTCTCCTAACAAG CTCTTACCTGGGGCATGTTTGATTTCCGATGACACTACAAAGGATATGTGTGGAAATGATCACAGGGCATGGTACACTAGGGGATGTCCAAGTAAATTTGGTTGGGCTGCTCTAGTTGGGCTTGCTCTCTACATCATTACCTTCTCACCAGGGATGGGGACAGTTCCATGGGTTATCAACTCTGAGATCTATCCCTTGAGGTATAGAGGGGTTTGTGGAGGAATTGCATCCACCACTGTTTGGATTTCCAACTTAATTGTTTCACAGTCTTTTCTGTCCTTGACACAAACTATTGGGACAGCATGGACATTCATGATGTTTGGAATTTTGGCTGTTGTAGCCATTTTCTTTGTCATTGTTTTTGTGCCTGAGACCAAAGGGGTTCCAATGGAGGAAGTGGAGAAGATGCTGGAACAAAGATCTCTGCAGTTCAAGTTTTGGCAGAAGAGAGATTCTGGCTCTGAGAAGCACTAA
- the LOC130722015 gene encoding probable inositol transporter 2 isoform X2 — MKNPDLFLQRLKNTMMKMKTTEAIVSTAIAGAIIGAAVGGWINDRFGRRVAIIIADTLFLIGSVIMAAAPNPAILLFGRVFVGFGVGMASMASPLYISEASPTRVRGALVSLNSFLITGGQFLSYLINLAFTNAPGTWRWMLGVAAAPAIIQIVLMLSLPESPRWLYRKGREEESKSILKKIYAPEDVDAEIEALKESVESEIEESKTSKISMMTLLKTTTVRRGLYAGMGLQFFQQFVGINTVMYYSPTIVQLAGFASNRTALLLSLITSGLNAFGSILSIYFIDKTGRKKLALISLCGVVLSLALLTVAFRESELHAPTVSAIETSHYNNTCPDFRAAVNPGRWTCMTCLKASPSCGFCAASPNKLLPGACLISDDTTKDMCGNDHRAWYTRGCPSKFGWAALVGLALYIITFSPGMGTVPWVINSEIYPLRYRGVCGGIASTTVWISNLIVSQSFLSLTQTIGTAWTFMMFGILAVVAIFFVIVFVPETKGVPMEEVEKMLEQRSLQFKFWQKRDSGSEKH, encoded by the exons ATGAAAAATCCAGATCTGTTTTTGCAGAGATTGAAGAACaccatgatgaagatgaagacaacG GAAGCCATAGTGAGTACAGCAATTGCTGGAGCAATCATAGGAGCTGCAGTTGGAGGATGGATCAATGACAGGTTTGGAAGGAGAGTAGCAATAATTATTGCAGATACCCTCTTTTTAATAGGGTCTGTAATCATGGCTGCTGCTCCAAATCCAGCTATTCTCTTATTTGGTAGAGTTTTTGTTGGATTTGGTGTTGGCATGGCTTCAATGGCTTCCCCTTTGTACATTTCTGAGGCTTCCCCAACTAGAGTGAGAGGAGCACTTGTCAGTCTCAACAGTTTTCTTATAACTGGAGGACAGTTCCTTTCCTACCTCATCAACTTGGCCTTCACTAAT GCACCAGGGACATGGAGATGGATGTTAGGGGTAGCAGCAGCACCTGCTATAATACAAATTGTGCTGATGTTGTCACTCCCTGAGTCTCCTCGTTGGCTGTACCGGAAG GGTAGGGAGGaagaatcaaaatcaattctgaagaaGATTTACGCTCCAGAGGATGTTGACGCTGAAATTGAAGCGTTAAAGGAATCAGTTGAATCTGAAATTGAGGAATCAAAAACATCAAAGATAAGCATGATGACACTTTTGAAAACCACAACTGTTAGAAGAGGTCTTTATGCAGGGATGGGACTCCAATTCTTCCAGCAGTTTGTGGGAATCAACACTGTAATGTACTACAGTCCCACCATTGTTCAACTTGCTGGTTTTGCATCTAACAGGACAGCCCTGCTTCTGTCACTAATCACCTCTGGCCTAAATGCTTTTGGTTCCATTTTGAGCATATATTTCATTGACAAGACTGGCAGAAAAAAACTTGCCCTGATCAGTTTATGTGGTGTTGTGCTTTCCCTGGCTCTTCTTACTGTCGCTTTTCGTGAGAGTGAGCTTCATGCTCCAACAGTTAGTGCCATTGAAACCTCTCATTACAATAACACATGCCCTGATTTCAGAGCAGCTGTGAACCCTGGTAGATGGACTTGCATGACTTGCCTAAAGGCTTCACCATCTTGTGGTTTTTGTGCTGCTTCTCCTAACAAG CTCTTACCTGGGGCATGTTTGATTTCCGATGACACTACAAAGGATATGTGTGGAAATGATCACAGGGCATGGTACACTAGGGGATGTCCAAGTAAATTTGGTTGGGCTGCTCTAGTTGGGCTTGCTCTCTACATCATTACCTTCTCACCAGGGATGGGGACAGTTCCATGGGTTATCAACTCTGAGATCTATCCCTTGAGGTATAGAGGGGTTTGTGGAGGAATTGCATCCACCACTGTTTGGATTTCCAACTTAATTGTTTCACAGTCTTTTCTGTCCTTGACACAAACTATTGGGACAGCATGGACATTCATGATGTTTGGAATTTTGGCTGTTGTAGCCATTTTCTTTGTCATTGTTTTTGTGCCTGAGACCAAAGGGGTTCCAATGGAGGAAGTGGAGAAGATGCTGGAACAAAGATCTCTGCAGTTCAAGTTTTGGCAGAAGAGAGATTCTGGCTCTGAGAAGCACTAA
- the LOC130722014 gene encoding regulator of nonsense transcripts UPF2: protein MDQHEDECRTGGESNSKQDDEEAVAHLEEIKKSIEAKIALRQSNLNPDRPDSGFLRTLDSSIKRNTAVIKKLKQINEELREALMDELRTVNMSKFVSEAVAAICDAKLRSSDIQAAVQICSLLHQRYKDFAPSLIQGLLKIFSPGKPGDESDTDKNLKAMKKRSSLKLLLELFFVGVIEDGAIFITIIKDLTSVEQLKDRDATQTSLTLLSSFARQGRIFLGLSVNGPEIHEEFFKGLAITADQKKVLRKACYAFYDAAAELLQSEHSSLRVMEHENSKILNAKGELSEENVASYEKLRKSYDHLYRNVSSLAEALDMQPPVMPEDGHTTRVTSGEEAISSASGKDSSVVEPIWDDEDTRAFYECLPDLRAFVPAVLLGETEPKSNEQSVKSQDQSTEILPESDKGQTTRESGEVSTDPSALPEGESIQGVKGKEEQEKSKELDREKEKDKEKDKDKDKEKDKDKEKEKEKDNDKKGENEKDKLRSLEGTNLDALLQRLPGCVSRDLIDQLTVEFCYLNSKSNRKKLVRALFSVPRTSLELLPYYSRMVATLSTCMKDVSSILLQMLEEEFNFLINKKDQMNIETKIKNIRFIGELCKFKIAPAGLVFSCLKACLDDFTHHNIDVACNLLETCGRFLYRSPETSIRMANMLEILMRLKNVKNLDPRHSTLVENAYYLCKPPERSARVAKVRPPLHQYIRKLLFSDLDKSTIEHVLRQLRKLPWSECEPYLLKCFMKVYKGKYGQIHLIASLAAGLSRYHDEFAVAIVDEVLEEIRIGLELNDYGMQQRRVAYMRFLGELYNYKHADSSVIFETLYLILVYGHGTPEQDVLDPPEDFFRIRLIITLLETCGHYFDHGSSKRKLDRFLIHFQRYILSKGALPLDVEFDLQDLFVDLRPNMVRYSSIEEVNAALVELEEHDRIVSADKASGEKQSEKPPRRTTSSMVVGNGQSIDNGAEDNGVQDDVNDGEADSGSDVIDEEGHDDDGLDEENHDDGSGTEDEDDDEGPGPASDEEDEVHVRQKVTEVDPLEEASFDQELKAVLQESMEQRRLELRGRPTLNMMIPMNVFEGSAKDHHGRGTGGESGDEALDEDTDGNKEVQVKVLVKRGNKQQTKQMYIPRNSSLVQSTKQKEAAELQEKEDIKRLVLEYNDREEEELNGLGTQPTNWMQSGGYRGGGRGYTSEGTGGRSGGSRHRHHYPGSGFYYSRRR, encoded by the exons ATCTGCTCTTTGCTTCACCAAAGGTACAAGGACTTTGCACCAAGCCTGATTCAAGGACTTCTCAAAATCTTCTCTCCTGGAAAACCTGGTGATGAATCCGATACTGACAAAAACTTGAAGGCAATGAAGAAGCGCAGTAGTCTGAAACTTCTATTGGAACTTTTTTTTGTTGGAGTTATTGAAGATGGCGCCATTTTTATCACTATCATAAAAGACCTTACCAGTGTGGAGCAGCTAAAAGATCGGGATGCTACACAAACAAGTTTGACACTTCTTTCTAGCTTTGCTCGACAAGGGAGGATTTTTCTAGGACTTTCTGTTAATGGACCAGAAATTCATGAAGAG TTTTTTAAAGGTCTTGCCATCACGGCTGATCAAAAGAAAGTTCTTAGGAAAGCATGTTATGCATTTTATGATGCTGCAGCTGAGCTACTTCAGTCTGAGCATTCT TCACTTCGAGTAATGGAGCATGAAAATTCTAAGATTTTGAATGCAAAAGGTGAGCTCAGCGAGGAAAATGTTGCTTCATATGAAAAGCTTCGCAAATCCTATGACCATTTGTACCGTAATGTCTCATC ATTAGCAGAAGCACTTGATATGCAGCCTCCAGTAATGCCAGAGGATGGACACACAACAAGGGTTACTAGTGGCGAGGAGGCtatttcttctgcttctgggaAAGATTCTTCTGTTGTTGAACCGATATGGGATGATGAAGATACACGGGCTTTCTATGAATGTTTACCCGATCTTAG AGCTTTTGTTCCTGCTGTGCTTTTGGGAGAAACGGAACCAAAAAGCAATGAGCAATCTGTAAAAAGTCAAGACCAGTCAACT GAAATATTGCCTGAATCAGACAAAGGGCAAACCACCCGTGAAAGTGGAGAGGTCTCCACAGACCCTAGTGCTTTGCCAGAGGGAGAAAGCATACAAGGAGTGAAGGGTAAAGAAGAACAAGAGAAGTCTAAAGAATTGGAccgagagaaggaaaaagacaaagaaaaagacaaggacaaagacaaagaaaaagacaaggacaaagaaaaagaaaaagagaaagataatgacaaaaagggggaaaaTGAAAAGGACAAACTCAGAAGTCTTGAAGGAACAAACTTGGATGCTCTGTTGCAGAGGCTTCCTGGTTGTGTGAGCCGTGACCTTATAGATCAACTAACT GTGGAGTTCTGTTAtctaaattcaaaatcaaatcggAAAAAGCTCGTGAGGGCATTATTCAGTGTACCAAGGACATCTCTGGAACTACTACCATATTACTCACGCATGGTTGCCACACTATCCACTTGTATGAAAGACGTCTCTTCAATTCTCTTGCAGATGTTGGAGGAGGAATTCAACTTCTTAATAAATAAAAAG GACCAGATGAACATTGAGACAAAGATCAAGAATATCAGGTTCATTGGAGAACTTTGCAAGTTCAAGATTGCCCCTGCTGGCCTAGTCTTCAGTTGTTTGAAG GCATGTTTAGATGACTTTACTCATCACAACATTGATGTAGCTTGCAATCTTCTCGAAACATGTGGCCGGTTTCTGTATCGGTCTCCAGAAACTTCTATACGTATGGCTAACATGTTGGAGATACTGATGCGCTTGAAAAATGTAAAAAACTTGGATCCTCGACATAGCACTTTGGTAGAGAATGCATACTACCTTTGCAAGCCACCGGAAAGATCTGCACGAGTTGCTAAAGTCCGTCCTCCCTTGCATCAG TATATCAGAAAATTACTTTTCTCTGATCTTGATAAATCTACCATTGAGCATGTGCTCCGGCAACTTCGTAAATTACCATGGAGTGAATGTGAACCATATCTTTTAAAATGCTTCATGAAGGTCTACAAAGGCAAATACGGTCAAATTCACCTGATTGCATCTCTTGCTGCCGGTTTAAGTCGCTATCATGATGAGTTTGCTGTAGCTATAGTTGATGAG GTCCTGGAGGAGATTAGAATTGGGCTTGAACTAAATGACTATGGGATGCAGCAAAGACGTGTTGCCTATATGCGATTCTTAGGGGAGCTTTACAACTACAAGCATGCAGACTCCTCTGTCATTTTTGAGACACTATATCTCATTCTTGTCTATGGTCACGGGACACCAGAG CAAGATGTACTCGATCCACCTGAAGATTTTTTTCGTATAAGGTTGATCATTACTCTGCTTGAAACTTGTGGGCATTACTTTGACCATGGCTCTTCTAAGAGGAAACTTGATCGATTCTTGATACACTTCCAGAGGTATATTTTAAGCAAAGGTGCACTGCCACTGGATGTCGAATTTGACTTGCAG GATCTGTTTGTGGACTTGCGTCCCAATATGGTTCGTTACTCTTCTATTGAGGAAGTGAATGCAGCTCTAGTAGAACTTGAGGAGCATGATCGCATTGTTTCTGCTGATAAGGCCAGTGGTGAAAAACAGTCTGAGAAGCCTCCAAGAAGGACCACTTCCTCCATGGTCGTTGGCAATGGACAAAGCATTGATAATGGTGCAGAGGACAACGGAGTGCAAGATGATGTTAATGACGGTGAGGCTGATTCAGGTAGCGATGTAATTGATGAGGAAGGACATGATGATGATGGGTTGGATGAGGAGAATCATGATGATGGGTCTGGgactgaggatgaggatgatgatgaagggCCTGGACCTGCTTCtgatgaggaagatgaagtCCATGTAAGACAGAAGGTGACAGAGGTGGACCCTCTGGAAGAAGCCAGTTTTGATCAAGAGCTCAAGGCTGTATTACAG GAGAGTATGGAACAGCGAAGGCTGGAGCTACGAGGCCGTCCTACATTGAATATGATGATTCCAATGAATGTATTTGAGGGATCTGCCAAGGATCATCACGGGAGAGGAACTGGTGGGGAAAGTGGTGATGAGGCCCTGGATGAGGATACTGATGGAAACAAAGAAGTCCAAGTGAAAGTTCTTGTGAAACGTGGGAACAAGCAACAGACAAAGCAGATGTACATCCCACGCAATTCGTCACTGGTGCAGAGTACAAAACAGAAAGAAGCAGCCGAACTTCAAGAGAAAGAAGATATTAAGAGGCTTGTCTTGGAGTATAATGatagagaagaggaggagcTTAATGGATTAGGGACCCAGCCAACAAACTGGATGCAGAGTGGGGGTTATAGGGGTGGTGGTCGTGGCTACACTTCAGAAGGAACCGGTGGCAGAAGTGGTGGATCACGCCATCGGCATCATTATCCCGGAAGTGGCTTCTACTATAGCAGAAGAAGGTAA